AGATCCCTCTGCTACCGACAAGCCGACTTCTCGATCCTTGCCCAGGTCGAACGCATCAGAATTCGCGAGCATTCTCGGGAACGACAGGTTGAGCGTGAAGATTGAGTACGAAGAATCCGATTGAGCTAATCTTCAAACGAGACCCGTTATGACTACGATCCGTCGCGTTCTGTCCTATCCCGCTTTGCTCAGGCCTACATCGGACGCACTCCTTCTGGCGGTCGATTTTCTTGGCACGTTGGTCTTCGCCATCGAGGGCGGCGTGGCAGCGGCTAGAGGCAACCTCGACCTGCTCGGCGCCTTGGTTCTGGCCTTCGTCACCGCGCTCGGCGGCGGAATCATCCGCGATGTGCTCATTGGGGCCATTCCGCCCAACTCTATCCGTGACTGGCGTTACGGAGCTATCGCTTTTTTCGGAGCGATCGTAGCGTTTTTTATGCACTCGCTTGTGCTCGAAATTCCTGCGTCTTTCCTGACCATGCTCGATGCCGCCGGATTGGCCCTATTCGCCGTAGCAGGCGCGGAAAAGGCCCTGAATTATAAGATCCATCCTTTCCTCGCCATCCTTATGGGCGGCATAACCGGTGTTGGAGGAGGTACGGTGCGCGATGTCCTGCTTGCCCAGGTACCCACCGTCCTGCGAGCCGACGTCTATGCCACAGCGGCCCTCGCCGGAGCCGCGGTCGTCGTGATCGGCCTTCGGCTAAAGCTTCCTCGGACACCCGTCGCCATCTGTGGAATCTCCGTATGTTTCCTGCTCCGCATGGTCAGCCTCTGGCGGCACTGGAACCTGCCCAGGCTGGCAGGCCACTAAATTCAGTTCTCTGCTCCATCCGAGGCATTTTGGGATCCGGCATATGAACTGACGTACAGAGACAGACGGTGCTGTCTATCTCCGTATAACTACTTTGCAGATGCAGCCACGTTGGCAACCGTTACCTCCGACAAGCCGACTTTCTATGAGCAGGTCACTAGTGTCAAGTGATTGTTCTTTGTTTTTCCTTCATAGGCTTTTGCTTTTGTTGTTGCTCTTGGCTTCGTTGCTCTCCACCGTGTTTCTATTCGCACTCTGGATGAGCTGTCTTCATGCAAGCTCGGTGCCGGTTGGGGTTCGAGAGGAGAGTCGATGCTGCCATTTATCGGTCGGCCTCGAAGGCCGAAGTCGGCTCGCAGTCATCGGAACACGGTGTCGTCGCAACGGGTGAACATGTTGATCTCTCAAGCAGCTTGTTCGTAGAACGGCATATATGTAGCTTGGGTGCTCCAGAGATGATGGAGCAACACCGCAAGCTTGCGTGCTACTGCGACGACGGCCTTACTCTTGGCCTGCTTACCACCTCGTGCGGCCAAGTGCAGACCCCACTGGCGCAGCGCCGAGTCTCGTCCGTGCGGTCGGAGGATATGGTTGGAGCACTCGATCAGCAGACTTCGGAGGTATGCATTGCCGGCATGGGTGATGCCAAGCTGAGGATCATGGTCTCCGGACTGACTTCGACGAGGCCGTAGGCCAAGATAGCAACCGACATCACGACTTCGTCCGAACCGTTCCTTGCTGCCGAGCGTCAGCACGAAGGTCAAGGCGGTGAGGTGGCCGACGCCGTGAACCTTCAGCAGCGCCTGCGTCTCTGGATACTCGGTCTGGCCGAGCTGTTGGATCTGTCGGTCGTACAGCTTGATCTTTACTGTCATCTCCGCGATCTGCTGAAGCACCGGACCGAGCGCGTGTGCCAGTCCAGGTGGCATAACAGCAACGCTGCGCTGGGCGAAGCACGTTGTGGCAGAGGCAGGCATACGGTAGCCGCACGACTTCGTCAGACCACGAACGGCGTTCACCGCAGCGGTACGCAGTCGCACCAGCAGCGCTCGCGCACGAATCAGAGTCAGAGCCTGCTGTTGCTCGACCGTACGATGGGCGATCGGCCTCAAGATATTCGGATCAAGCCGCGCATATCTTGCCAGCTTCTCAGCATCCACCTGATCGCTCTTCCGATCACTGTGCGAGATCGCACGTAACTCGCGAACGTTCGCCACGATCACTTCGTGGCCTAGTTCCTGCAACTGTGCGCTGATCCAGATCGAGTGTGTTCCGGCCTCCATCGCGACCCGCGCTGATGGCACGTCGGTGAACCACTTCTCAATCGCCTTCGGGGTAGTTCTGAAGCGGCCACGGTCGACCACTTCTCCGTCCTGGTTGAGAGTGCAGTAATGGCTCCAGACATCGCCAAGGTCGATGCCGATCGTCATCTCGACCTTGGCTTGCCTGCGTGGAACTTCAGCGATGAGGTGTTGCGCTGGCTTCTTCATGGGAACAGTCTGCTCCTCCTTCGGAGGACCTGCTCATCCCATTTCCCGGTACAAATCTTGTTCTAGAGTGCGATGGGGATTTAGCGCCCACGATTCTGTCAGGCGACTTTGTCCTCCCGACGACGGTAGTAGAGAGTCAAAGCGAGAATTACGAGCGGCATGATGATTTCGGTGACTAAGAAGATGCCTGAGTTGTTGGAAGCGTGATTGTTGTTAAGTGTCATCTGCCGAATGTGCCCGACCGCGTCGCCTAGCAACCAGACTGCGTTTGCAATGGCTGTCGCCAACCAGAAGTCGCCCCGAAACTTCAGACACAAAACCCCCAGAACACCAACGGTGAGGTCCGCCATCCCGACTTCGTATTCGTAAGGGCTTGTTGACCATCCTATGGACGCCGATGTCTCAACGGGACGGAAGACGTGTGCATACGCGGTGAGCACTCCCATAAGGCCAACATAGAAGAAGAGCAGATACAGGAGGTACGTTCCGGCAATGGCCGCTCCGCTGCTCCGGCGCTTGGGTGAAAGTGCAAGGTGGACAGATGCGCCCACAACTGCAATCAGCGTAAAGATAACTTGAAACATAATGCCTCCAGAGAACTCTTATGAAGCGGCACCCTTCACATCTAGGCGACGACAACTGCTGGATAGGCTTCAATGTACTCGTCGCCATTCCAACTCTGATAGGCCACTGTACGTCCTTCCAGATCCACGTCATAGCGAATGACACCTGCTCGCCACGTGGCATCCAGAAACTCCGGGAATGTGCTTTCACCAGCCTGATCCACGCGAAGCGCCTTGATTAGGGCCTTCTCATCGAAGGCCGGTACATCGACGGCACCGTTGATCAAGGGGGCGCCTTGCATTACGACTGGTCCCTCCTGCGTGAGATAGAGGCTTTGGCAGGATGGCAGCGACCATACGTTGCGCGTCACGCCAGCTTTTCGCAAAACTTCTGCCAGGTAGGGGAAGCCGCCCACTCGGGGACGGTTCGCGCCTGCAAATTTCATAGCTTCAGTCAGGTTATCGATTGCTTTACTCATGAGGTTTCTCCTTATTCGGTTGGGACATCGTGGATGCGGTTATGATCTGTAAGTTTGGCAAGCAGTTCCCGTAGAGTGTTTTTCTCTCTCGCACTCAGACAATCGAAGTAGCGTGCATCGTTTTGGTCAGCAATCTCAGCAAGAATGGGGAGGCTGCGGCGTCCCGCCCGTGTGAGGGAAAGCAGGCGGAACCGGCTGTCGCCCTCTTTTGCCCCCGTTTGGACCCAGCCCTTCGCATCGAGTTTGTCGACGATTTTAGAAACTGCGCCACGAGTCAATCCCAAGCTATCGGCCAACTCGCCTGGAGCAGCTTGTCCGCGCTCGTGAAGCTCACGCAGAAGCACCCATTCCGCCACCGAAGTCTGTTTCTCCTGGAGGGCGCGGGCGAACGTTCCCGAGACAGCGTTCGAGACGCGTCTGAGCCAATATCCAAGGTGGCCCTCTAATGGACTCAACTGTTGGGTTCTCGTCTTGTAAGTTTCCATGGAAACAATAGTAATTTCCATGGAAACTTACTGTCAACAGGGAGAGATTTTTGGTCAGATACCGTTAAACACTTGTGGCCAGTTGCGGCCCCTTCCGAAAAGGCGCTTCTTACTCCTAATTGGGCTTAAGAAACCGATATCCTGCAGGTGTCGGCTGCTGTATAACATCGCATACTCTGGAGCGCGCAATGACATGGAGTTGGATTGATCTGAACTTCCCGTGGATCGGGTCTGTGGCTGCAGTTGTACTGCTGATCTTGCTGTTTTCCACGAACAGACTGCGAAGCGATTTCAACCAATCGCGATGGCGAGATCTCAGTTGGCTTTCCTGGCTTGCGGTCGCGATCTACCTGATCCACAACGTCGAGGAATATGGGCTAGACCTGCTTGGACAATTTCATGCTTTTCCCCATTTCATGTGCGCTATGCTGGCTCAACCGCCGTATCCTTCGTGCCTAATACCGGCGCCGTTTTATCTGGCGGTCAACTTGCCGCTGTTCTGGGTCGGCGCTCCGGTCGCGGCCATCTTGAGCCGCCGTGACCCGATCCTCGGTCTGTCCGTCTATGGCGTGATTTTCGTCAATGCGCTCACTCATCTCGGAGCCTTCGTGCGCTCCGGCTATAACCCCGGCGTGCTTACGGCGCTCATCCTATTTCTTCCAATTTCGTTCTGGGTGGCCAAAGTCTCTTTTGGAAAACATGGGCTGCCCTATGGAGGGCTCACCTTCATCGTCGCCGACGGCATACTCTTGCATATCGTTTTGATCGTCTCGACGATGCTGCTTCTACACGGCGTGATCGGTCGTGCGACTCTCACCGGCATCCAAGTCATAAACGCTATCTTGTTCTTCGTGTTCGCATGGCTTGCTGAAAAATGGCGAGGAGGGGCGCTCGTGCGCTCTGCTATAGCGCGTTAGTACCTATAAATGGGATGAGCAGGTCCTCCGCAGGAGGAGCAGACTGTTCCCATGAAGAAGCCAACGCACCACCTCATCGCGGAAGCACCCCGGAAGCGTGGCCAGGTAGAGCTGACGATCGGCATCGACCTTGGCGACGTTTGGAGCCATTACTGTACTCTCAACCAGCAAGGAGAAGTGATCGATCGAGGCCGCTTCAGGACCACAGCGAAGGCGATCGATAAGTGGTTCACCGACGTGCCTCATGCCCGAGTGGCGATGGAGGCCGGCGTGCATTCGATCTGGATCAGCGAACAGCTCGAACAACTGGGCCACGAGGTGATCGTCGCCAACGTGCGTGAGTTGCGGGCGATCTCACACAGCGATCGCAAGAGCGACGATGTAGATGCGGAGAAGCTGGCGCGTTACGCCCGACTCGATCCTGAGATTTTGCGACCGATCTCTCACCGCACGGTTGAACAGCAGGAAGCCCTCACTTTGATTCGTGCTCGCGAGCTTCTGGTTCGACTGCGAACAGCGGCCATCAACGCGGTTCGAGGATTAACCAAGGCTTGCGGCCATCGTATGCCCGCATCCTCCACGAAGTGCTTCGCTCAACGAGGCCAAGCCGCGATGCCGCCAGGGCTGAAGCTGGCACTGGGTCCGGTTCTCTCACAGATCGCGGAGATGACGTTGAAGATCAAGCAGTATGACCGAGAGATCCAACGCCTAACTCAGACCGAGTATGCCGAGACCCAGTCCATGATGACGATTCACGGGGTCGGCCATATCACTGCTCTTACGTTCGTGCTGACGCTTGGCGACAAGACACGATTCGGTCGAAGTCGAGATGTGGGTTGCTACCTTGGGCTACGACCAAAACGCAGCCAGTCCGGCGAACGCGACCCGCAACTCGGCATCACCAAGGCTGGCAACGCATATCTTCGAAGTCTGCTGATCGAGTGCGCCAACCACATCCTGCGACCACATGGCCGGGACTCAGCACTTCGACAGTGGGGCCTGCACCTGGCAGCCCGTGGAGGCAAGCAGGCGAAAAACAAGTCCGTCGTGGCGGTCGCACGCAAGCTTGCCGTCTTACTCCATCACCTCTGGAACACACAGGAACCCTACATCCCGTTCTATCAGCAGGCTGCATAGAGTTCACCCGTTGCATCGACACCGCGTTCCGATGACTGCGTCGGCGTTTTGGTCTTCCAAGTCCGTCTGATAAATGGCAGCATCGACTCTCCTCTCGAACCCCAACCGGCACCGAGCTTCGATCACGATCAGCTCATCAGAGTGCGAATACAAACCCGGTGGAGAGCAACAACAACCGCAACGACAACAGCAAAAGCAAAGACCCTGATAAGGAAAAACATTGACATCAGTGACCTGCTCATACAAAACGCCGATCTCTTTACAAAGAGACCATGACGATGAGCCCACTTGCCGGGACTGCCCGATAATATCTCACGCTGAAACAAAAGACGCTTCCCAGGGTCGCCATCGATATAGGATGGTGACCCCGAGAAGCGCCTTTCTGTTTCACAAGACGACCGTAGCCTTACTTCGGCGTCACGCGGAATACCCCGCCATTCCTGGCATCCTCAAGCATCCACAGCGCGCCATCGGGAGCCTCCTCCACGTCGCGGATGCGGTGCCCCACATCCCAGCGCTCCGCGGGCGTCGCCCCGCCCTTACCGTCGAAGGTAATGCGGTTCAGCGTCATGCTCGCCAGTCCAGTCGCCAGCGCCGATCCCTTCCACTGCGCGAACATCGAGCCGTGGTAGAACATCAGGTTGCCCGGCGCGATCACCGGCGTCCAGTAGATGACCGGCTTGGTCAGGTCAGGCCGCGTACCCGGGCTGGGGATCGGCACACCATCGTAGTTGACCGCATAAGAGACCAGAGGCCAGCCATAGTTCTTGCCCGGCTCGATCAGGTTCAGCTCATCGCCGCCCCGCGGGCCATGCTCGATCTCCCACAACCGGCCATCCGGTGCAAAGGCCAGACCATAGGGCGTACGGTGCCCCATGCTCCAGGTCTCCGCCAGCGACAGGTTCGGCCCCGGGAAGGTATACGTCCTCAGCACAGGAGCAGTCTTCGCGGCCTCGGTATCCGCCGGCGGGTCGATGATCGGCACGCTGGCCGCCCCCTTCTTCCCTGCCATCGGATTGCCCTTGGCAGGCTTGCCATCCAGCGTCAGCCGCAGAATCTTGCCGAGCGGCTGGTTCGGGTCCTGCGCCGGAGTCATGCGCTGCCGATCGCCCACGGTCAGGTACAGGTAACGGCTATCCGGCGAAAACGCGATCTGCGCGCCGAACTGCCCGCCCTCGCCCCGTTCGCCGTCGCGCCAGATCACCTGCAAGCCCTCAAGGCTCGCCGAGCCCTGCCCGATCACCAGCTTAGCCTTCGCCAGCGCCAGGCTCGAGCCGCCATCGCCCGGCTCCGAGTAGGTCAGGTAAACGCTCTGATCCTTCGCATAGTGCGGCGAAAGATAGACGCCCAACATGCCGCCCTGCCCCTTGTACAAAACAGCGGGCACATTCGTAACCGGCGTCTTGTCGCCCTGCTGCGTCACCAGCCACAGCGCGCCGACCTTCTCGGTAATCAGCATCCGCCCATCGGGCAGAAAGGCAATCCGCCAGGGAAACTTGAGGGTCGTCACCTGGGTCATGGTGAAGGGCACACTCGGCTCGGGCTTCTGCGCGCCCGCGTTGATCTGAGCCTCTACCTGGGTCGCTGCCAGAGCCACAAATAGCCCCGTGATCACTAACTGTTTCATCTCGTTTTTCCCTCTATTGATCTGGATTGGTGCGGCGTTAGCAAACCTTGCACGTCATCGTTCTTCGTGTTGTTTCTCGCTGTTCCTGTCGATAGCAACCCACTTACAGCCTATGGGAGGAGTCTTTCAGATTCTGGTTGAGGAGTCATGACTCATGAAAAAGGTGAATCGATGGCTAATGATAAATGCTCTTCCCCTTACCGGCCCTGCCCACACGACTTCCAGGTCAAAACCGGAGTGTTTCCAATCCCCGCAAAGAAGACCATACTCAATATGAGCATGTCCTCCATCACCCCCAGCCCGCGTCTCAAAGTCCCCAGCGTCTTCGCAGGCAAAGCCTGGCAACAGGTACTGGCGCGCGATCCCGCCGCCGACGGCCAGTTCGTCTACGCCGTCAAGTCGACGAAGATCTACTGCCGCCCCAGCTGCCCCAGCCGCCGCCCCGAGCGCAAGAACGTCACCTTCTTCCCCACGCCCGAGCAGGCCCAGGCCGCGGGCTACCGCGCCTGCCTGCGCTGCGAGCCCGACCTCGTCGGCCGCAAGCCCGACCCGCAGGTCGCCGCCATCGAAGCCGTCTCCCAGTTCCTCACCGAGCACTCGAACGAACGGACGCGCCTGAAGGACGTAGCCAAAGCCACCGGCGTCGCTCCGCTGACCATTCTGCGCGGCTTCAAGCGCGTCCTCGGCGTCAGCCCGCGCGAGTTCGCCAAGGCCCAGCGCGTCGCCAAGTTCAAGGCCAAGGTGCGCGAGCCCAAGACCTCCGTCACCGACGCCATCTACGACGCCGGATACAGCTCCTCCAGCCGCCTCTACGAGGGCTCCGACGAGCTGCTCGGCATGACGCCCAGCGCCATGAAGGCGGGCGGCCAGGGCGAGACGATCCGCTACGCCGTAGCCGACAGCCCACTGGGCCTGATGATGGTCGGGGCCACCAGCCGCGGCATCTGCTCCATCGCCTTCGCCGACACGGAAGAGGAGCTGCTGGCCGAGCTGCAAGCGCGCTTCCCCAAGGCCGAGACCAAGCGCATGGATAGCGAGCTGGAGTATGCCGTCGAAGCAGTCATCGCCAGCATGGACGAGAGCCTCCGCGCCGCCTCCCTGCCCTTCGACATCCGCGCCACTGCCTTCCAGATGCGTGTCTGGCGAGAACTGCAAAAGATCCCCCGGGGCGAGACCCGCACCTACTCCCAAGTCGCCGAGGCACTCGGCGCACCCGGCTCCGTACGCGCAGTCGCCAGCGCCATCGGCGCGAATCCACTGGCGATTCTCGTTCCCTGCCACCGCGTCATCGGCAAGAACGGCACGCTGACGGGCTATCGCTGGGGCATCGAACGCAAACGCACACTACTCGAACGCGAGGGCGCATGAGCAGCTCCACCATCCCACCGGCATATAAACCGTGGATCATCATTAGCCTTGTCGTTCTGGTGCTCTCGCTGGTGCTGCTGGCGGTCGATGTGACGGCGGGCTTTGTCTACTTCAACAGCACGGCGCCGCTCTGGGTGACGATCGTCGGCGTCATAGCCGTACTGGGGATTGGCCTCGGGTTCGGAGGCTTCTTCGTGCTGCTAGTGGTGGCAAGCTGGCTGAACTGGCGAGCCAAACGCAAGGTACAGATCATCCCACCCACCCAGAGTTCATAGCTGGGGTTGCCTGTTTTTTGTTGTCATTCAGGAGCGAAGCGGAGGAATCTGCTTCTGCCATTGTTCTTGCCGTTGGCGTTGTCCTTGCCGTTGCTTCTGGGGTAGGTCCGGGCTTTAGCCCGGACATCAAAACTCTCCACCAATGCGGGCTTTAGCCCCCGAGGTATGCTTTCTTCAAACCAGCAAAGACAATCGGTCGAAACCTAAGATTCTCGACGCGGAGCACTCTTCAACAAAAAACAGAACCCCGCACCAATCACAGCCGAGCCGCCAATCACCAACATTCCCGCCGTATAGTTGTGGGTCATATCGCGCAAAACGCCCGTCATATAAGGCCCGGAGAACCCACCTAGCCACCGACGATAGTGATAATTGCAACCCCGCCAGCCGCAGCCTGCCCACCCAGAACCCGCGTGGGCAAAGCCCAGAACGGTCCCATCAGGCTCCAGTAGCCCATAGCCGCAAGGCACATCGCACACAACGCCGCAGGCAGAGAGTGCGCATAAGCCGCCCATCCAAAACCGATGGCGCTGAGCATCAGACAAGCAGCGATATGCCCCCGTCGCTCGCCGGTACGGTCGCTATTCCAGCCGACGATGACGGTAAAGATCGCCGCACAGATGTAAGGCACAGTCGCATAGCGAGCAACGATGCTGGCCCCCGAGGGATCGCCACCGGGATGGAGAAAGCTGTTGAACACCAGCGGCATCCACAGGTTGACCGTATAAGTCCCAATCTGGTCGATGAAGAAAATCCCGGCCAGCACCCAGACCATCGGCATCCGAAAAGCGTCAAAGAGCCGATGGTTGCTGGCCGCACCGCCTTCGATGCGGTCGCGCTCCAGTTCCTTGTCCAGCCAGTGCTTCTCCGCATCCGACAGCCACGCCGCATCATCGGGATGATCCTTCATAACAAAGAGCACGGAGATACCGAAGAGAATCGTCGGCACAC
This is a stretch of genomic DNA from Granulicella sp. WH15. It encodes these proteins:
- a CDS encoding HXXEE domain-containing protein, which translates into the protein MTWSWIDLNFPWIGSVAAVVLLILLFSTNRLRSDFNQSRWRDLSWLSWLAVAIYLIHNVEEYGLDLLGQFHAFPHFMCAMLAQPPYPSCLIPAPFYLAVNLPLFWVGAPVAAILSRRDPILGLSVYGVIFVNALTHLGAFVRSGYNPGVLTALILFLPISFWVAKVSFGKHGLPYGGLTFIVADGILLHIVLIVSTMLLLHGVIGRATLTGIQVINAILFFVFAWLAEKWRGGALVRSAIAR
- a CDS encoding DUF1398 family protein; protein product: MSKAIDNLTEAMKFAGANRPRVGGFPYLAEVLRKAGVTRNVWSLPSCQSLYLTQEGPVVMQGAPLINGAVDVPAFDEKALIKALRVDQAGESTFPEFLDATWRAGVIRYDVDLEGRTVAYQSWNGDEYIEAYPAVVVA
- the ada gene encoding bifunctional DNA-binding transcriptional regulator/O6-methylguanine-DNA methyltransferase Ada, with amino-acid sequence MSMSSITPSPRLKVPSVFAGKAWQQVLARDPAADGQFVYAVKSTKIYCRPSCPSRRPERKNVTFFPTPEQAQAAGYRACLRCEPDLVGRKPDPQVAAIEAVSQFLTEHSNERTRLKDVAKATGVAPLTILRGFKRVLGVSPREFAKAQRVAKFKAKVREPKTSVTDAIYDAGYSSSSRLYEGSDELLGMTPSAMKAGGQGETIRYAVADSPLGLMMVGATSRGICSIAFADTEEELLAELQARFPKAETKRMDSELEYAVEAVIASMDESLRAASLPFDIRATAFQMRVWRELQKIPRGETRTYSQVAEALGAPGSVRAVASAIGANPLAILVPCHRVIGKNGTLTGYRWGIERKRTLLEREGA
- a CDS encoding MFS transporter, producing the protein MDQIDARSLYSKISWRLIPYIFILYLLAYLDRVNVGFAAVEMKHDLLLSNTVYGTGAGIFFLGSSLFDLPSNLILNRVGPRLWIARIMITWGIIATGMMFVQGPHSFYFMRFFLGVSEAGFFPGMILYLTYWFPSRERARAVARFMTATSIAGVVGGPLSGALLKLDGRAGLHGWQWLFLVEGVPTILFGISVLFVMKDHPDDAAWLSDAEKHWLDKELERDRIEGGAASNHRLFDAFRMPMVWVLAGIFFIDQIGTYTVNLWMPLVFNSFLHPGGDPSGASIVARYATVPYICAAIFTVIVGWNSDRTGERRGHIAACLMLSAIGFGWAAYAHSLPAALCAMCLAAMGYWSLMGPFWALPTRVLGGQAAAGGVAIITIVGG
- a CDS encoding DUF6790 family protein — protein: MFQVIFTLIAVVGASVHLALSPKRRSSGAAIAGTYLLYLLFFYVGLMGVLTAYAHVFRPVETSASIGWSTSPYEYEVGMADLTVGVLGVLCLKFRGDFWLATAIANAVWLLGDAVGHIRQMTLNNNHASNNSGIFLVTEIIMPLVILALTLYYRRREDKVA
- a CDS encoding IS110 family transposase; translation: MKKPTHHLIAEAPRKRGQVELTIGIDLGDVWSHYCTLNQQGEVIDRGRFRTTAKAIDKWFTDVPHARVAMEAGVHSIWISEQLEQLGHEVIVANVRELRAISHSDRKSDDVDAEKLARYARLDPEILRPISHRTVEQQEALTLIRARELLVRLRTAAINAVRGLTKACGHRMPASSTKCFAQRGQAAMPPGLKLALGPVLSQIAEMTLKIKQYDREIQRLTQTEYAETQSMMTIHGVGHITALTFVLTLGDKTRFGRSRDVGCYLGLRPKRSQSGERDPQLGITKAGNAYLRSLLIECANHILRPHGRDSALRQWGLHLAARGGKQAKNKSVVAVARKLAVLLHHLWNTQEPYIPFYQQAA
- a CDS encoding PQQ-dependent sugar dehydrogenase, with translation MKQLVITGLFVALAATQVEAQINAGAQKPEPSVPFTMTQVTTLKFPWRIAFLPDGRMLITEKVGALWLVTQQGDKTPVTNVPAVLYKGQGGMLGVYLSPHYAKDQSVYLTYSEPGDGGSSLALAKAKLVIGQGSASLEGLQVIWRDGERGEGGQFGAQIAFSPDSRYLYLTVGDRQRMTPAQDPNQPLGKILRLTLDGKPAKGNPMAGKKGAASVPIIDPPADTEAAKTAPVLRTYTFPGPNLSLAETWSMGHRTPYGLAFAPDGRLWEIEHGPRGGDELNLIEPGKNYGWPLVSYAVNYDGVPIPSPGTRPDLTKPVIYWTPVIAPGNLMFYHGSMFAQWKGSALATGLASMTLNRITFDGKGGATPAERWDVGHRIRDVEEAPDGALWMLEDARNGGVFRVTPK
- a CDS encoding IS110 family transposase; amino-acid sequence: MKKPAQHLIAEVPRRQAKVEMTIGIDLGDVWSHYCTLNQDGEVVDRGRFRTTPKAIEKWFTDVPSARVAMEAGTHSIWISAQLQELGHEVIVANVRELRAISHSDRKSDQVDAEKLARYARLDPNILRPIAHRTVEQQQALTLIRARALLVRLRTAAVNAVRGLTKSCGYRMPASATTCFAQRSVAVMPPGLAHALGPVLQQIAEMTVKIKLYDRQIQQLGQTEYPETQALLKVHGVGHLTALTFVLTLGSKERFGRSRDVGCYLGLRPRRSQSGDHDPQLGITHAGNAYLRSLLIECSNHILRPHGRDSALRQWGLHLAARGGKQAKSKAVVAVARKLAVLLHHLWSTQATYMPFYEQAA
- a CDS encoding TRIC cation channel family protein, whose protein sequence is MLRPTSDALLLAVDFLGTLVFAIEGGVAAARGNLDLLGALVLAFVTALGGGIIRDVLIGAIPPNSIRDWRYGAIAFFGAIVAFFMHSLVLEIPASFLTMLDAAGLALFAVAGAEKALNYKIHPFLAILMGGITGVGGGTVRDVLLAQVPTVLRADVYATAALAGAAVVVIGLRLKLPRTPVAICGISVCFLLRMVSLWRHWNLPRLAGH
- a CDS encoding MarR family transcriptional regulator, with product MEITIVSMETYKTRTQQLSPLEGHLGYWLRRVSNAVSGTFARALQEKQTSVAEWVLLRELHERGQAAPGELADSLGLTRGAVSKIVDKLDAKGWVQTGAKEGDSRFRLLSLTRAGRRSLPILAEIADQNDARYFDCLSAREKNTLRELLAKLTDHNRIHDVPTE